A stretch of the Pleurodeles waltl isolate 20211129_DDA chromosome 2_1, aPleWal1.hap1.20221129, whole genome shotgun sequence genome encodes the following:
- the NXT2 gene encoding NTF2-related export protein 2, translated as MASVDFRTHVDLACKAAEEFVNIYYDTMDKRRRVLSKLYLDKATLVWNGNAVSGQEALMEFFDLLPSSEFQVNVLDCQPVHDQATQGQTTVLVVTCGTVNFDGNRPRYFNQNFLLTAQVSPDNTVWKIASDCFRFQASLN; from the exons GATTTTAGGACACATGTGGACCTGGCTTGTAAAGCTGCAGAAGAATTTGTCAACATTTACTATGATACCATGGATAAAAGGAGAAGG GTGCTAAGTAAACTCTATCTAGACAAGGCAACATTAGTGTGGAATGGAAATGCAGTGTCTGGACAAGAGGCTCTAATGGAGTTCTTTGACTTGCTGCCGTCCAGTGAGTTCCAGGTCAATGTTCTCGACTGCCAACCAGTTCATG ACCAAGCTACCCAGGGCCAGACCACCGTCCTAGTGGTGACCTGCGGGACAGTCAACTTCGATGGGAATAGACCGCGTTACTTCAATCAGAATTTCTTGCTGACTGCACAAGTGTCACCTGACAATACCGTCTGGAAAATTGCAAGTGACTGCTTCCGCTTTCAGGCCTCCTTGAACTGA